The Besnoitia besnoiti strain Bb-Ger1 chromosome Unknown contig00218, whole genome shotgun sequence DNA segment gagttggactactggtttagatcttgaaggtctttgtttaccggatccaagttctcttgtgcttttcatgaccatcatgttaagtgcattaagtatagtggtatccagcgtatatttgaaaaaccaacatttgtatacaagctgtacgaatatcatgacattcactttggtagtcgccttcttaatgttagtctgtacggaatacacggatcggattcttgttggcctggcacctgtttagtaactgggatgaacgctttttacgcctggtatgcatggataatactcgactcttctatagtttaaccgctactgctgggactgtatattatgtacttacggtagtactatcaagcctcttcttccaaatagatttcatggaaaacctaaaattcgcatgtttgattgacatttagccgctaatatacaatcatccaagatatatttatctatcgcaggttcggtctaatgtcccgttatactatatagatcacatggcttctggtactttgagatcatgctaacggcgagaagggaagtgtgtttcaaagaaaagggatgtttagccgggaagttagc contains these protein-coding regions:
- a CDS encoding uncharacterized protein (encoded by transcript BESB_042440); translated protein: MCIKYSGIQRIFEKPTFVYKLYEYHDIHFGSRLLNVSLYGIHGSDSCWPGTCLVTGMNAFYAWYAWIILDSSIV